In a single window of the Pseudodesulfovibrio profundus genome:
- the cls gene encoding cardiolipin synthase, whose translation MNIPYWLMGLSVLYTLIEFAGVVTAVAAVRDTRTPQGSIAWAIALVTFPLMTLPLYWIFGRNKFHGYVEAMREGESRINELVASAREVPPVKALSERRNPGAPRCAFETLAELPYLDGNDVELLIDGPATFEAILNGIKEATSYVHIQFFIVKNDSLGNKVRNLLIAKAQQGIQIRFLYDEVGCHAMPESYWETMREAGVEVHPFKTTKGRGNRFQLNFRNHRKIVIVDGHTVFVGGHNIGDEYLGKSKRFEAWRDTHLRISGPAAIGPRISFAKDWYWASGIVHDLDLTMPPPTGDTDVLTLSSGPVDDLESCSLMFIRAINAAEKRFWISSPYYVPDSPVTKALQLAAMRGVDVRIMLPQKADHLLVYLAGFACLKDLDLPGIRIYRYTHGFLHQKAFLVDDQIAAIGTANLDNRSFRLNFEMTALVEDKRFCSEVEAMFRADFARCEETGPNEYHQKGIITQTVIKFTRLLSPIL comes from the coding sequence ATGAATATACCTTACTGGTTGATGGGATTAAGTGTCCTCTACACATTAATAGAGTTTGCTGGCGTCGTCACAGCCGTTGCAGCCGTCCGCGACACCCGCACCCCCCAAGGTTCAATCGCCTGGGCCATCGCTCTGGTTACCTTTCCACTGATGACCCTGCCCCTTTACTGGATTTTTGGCCGCAACAAATTTCACGGCTACGTGGAGGCCATGCGTGAGGGAGAATCGCGCATTAACGAGTTGGTTGCCAGTGCACGAGAAGTACCGCCTGTCAAAGCTCTTTCCGAGCGGCGAAACCCGGGCGCTCCTCGTTGTGCCTTTGAAACACTTGCAGAACTCCCCTACCTTGACGGAAACGATGTCGAACTGCTTATCGATGGCCCCGCCACATTCGAGGCCATTCTGAATGGTATTAAAGAAGCCACCTCGTACGTGCATATCCAGTTCTTCATTGTTAAGAACGACAGCCTGGGTAACAAAGTCAGGAACCTGCTCATAGCCAAGGCCCAGCAGGGTATCCAAATCCGTTTTCTATATGATGAAGTAGGCTGTCATGCCATGCCCGAGTCGTATTGGGAGACAATGCGCGAAGCAGGGGTTGAAGTTCATCCTTTCAAAACCACCAAGGGCAGAGGCAACCGCTTCCAACTGAACTTCCGCAATCATCGAAAAATAGTCATTGTTGATGGTCACACAGTGTTTGTCGGTGGGCACAACATCGGGGACGAATATCTCGGGAAATCCAAACGGTTCGAGGCCTGGCGCGACACTCACCTCCGCATCTCCGGTCCGGCAGCCATTGGCCCGCGCATCAGTTTTGCCAAAGATTGGTATTGGGCCTCAGGTATCGTTCATGATCTGGACCTGACCATGCCACCACCCACTGGGGACACGGATGTGCTCACACTTTCCTCCGGTCCTGTGGACGACCTGGAGTCATGTTCGCTCATGTTTATCAGAGCAATCAATGCCGCAGAAAAACGCTTCTGGATATCTAGCCCGTATTATGTGCCGGACAGTCCGGTAACCAAAGCCCTCCAGCTTGCGGCGATGCGCGGTGTGGATGTTCGGATCATGTTGCCACAGAAGGCGGACCACCTTCTCGTCTACCTTGCCGGCTTCGCCTGTCTCAAGGATCTCGATCTTCCCGGTATTCGTATCTATAGATACACGCACGGCTTCCTGCATCAAAAGGCGTTTCTGGTAGACGATCAGATTGCAGCCATCGGCACGGCCAACCTCGACAACCGCTCATTCAGACTCAATTTTGAAATGACTGCACTTGTTGAAGACAAACGCTTTTGTAGTGAAGTGGAAGCCATGTTTCGCGCAGACTTTGCACGATGCGAAGAAACCGGCCCCAATGAATACCATCAAAAAGGTATTATTACCCAGACAGTCATCAAATTCACCAGACTGCTTTCTCCCATCCTGTAA
- the dapB gene encoding 4-hydroxy-tetrahydrodipicolinate reductase yields the protein MTTDIVILGAKGRMGNTLVNLTQADDDLRLVGACERPGNADGLSIDGCIVTDDLDELLPQVPGAVIIDFTSPETSVATAKVAAKHGNPVVVGTTGLNKEEQAELEKSAQEVPLFWAPNMSVGVNTLLKVLPALVQALGSEYDMEMVETHHKMKKDSPSGTALKLAQCLAEARGWEYDDVKNHCRDGIIGERPHEEIGVQTLRGGDVVGDHTMFFFGPGERIEVTHRAHSRETFASGALRAAKWLSSQSSGKLYAMADVIE from the coding sequence ATGACTACGGATATCGTTATTCTTGGCGCCAAGGGGCGCATGGGGAATACTTTGGTAAACCTGACTCAGGCCGATGACGACTTGCGGCTGGTCGGCGCGTGCGAACGCCCCGGTAATGCTGATGGCTTGTCCATTGATGGCTGCATTGTTACTGACGATCTGGATGAGCTGCTCCCGCAGGTCCCCGGGGCAGTGATTATTGATTTCACATCGCCCGAAACGTCGGTTGCCACCGCAAAGGTCGCTGCTAAACATGGAAATCCAGTTGTTGTTGGAACTACCGGCCTCAACAAGGAAGAGCAGGCTGAATTGGAAAAGTCTGCGCAGGAAGTTCCGTTGTTCTGGGCGCCTAATATGTCTGTGGGCGTGAATACCCTGCTCAAGGTTTTACCTGCTCTTGTCCAGGCTCTCGGGTCTGAATACGACATGGAAATGGTCGAAACGCATCATAAAATGAAAAAGGACTCCCCCAGTGGAACCGCCCTCAAGCTGGCTCAGTGCCTGGCCGAGGCCCGTGGCTGGGAGTATGATGACGTGAAGAATCACTGCCGCGACGGTATCATCGGCGAGAGGCCTCATGAGGAAATCGGTGTGCAGACGCTGCGTGGTGGGGATGTGGTTGGTGATCACACCATGTTCTTCTTCGGCCCAGGTGAACGCATTGAAGTGACTCACCGCGCTCATTCTCGAGAGACCTTTGCCTCTGGTGCGCTGCGCGCTGCCAAATGGTTGAGCAGCCAAAGCTCCGGGAAATTATACGCTATGGCTGACGTTATTGAGTAG
- the ligA gene encoding NAD-dependent DNA ligase LigA, with protein sequence MVSSDVAQRVASLRATIEYHDHRYYVLDDPEITDAEYDALYRELVALEEAHPELDDAHSPTKRVGGEPAVGFTPYEHAMRMYSLDNAMNIEEWFTFTDRVAKGIGRPDAEYWTDPKMDGLAVEVIYEQGKYVKAATRGDGFVGEEVTHNMRTLMNLPLKLRGDNIPRLLEVRGEVVMSNKDFAQLNDRQRKAGNKVFANPRNAAAGTIRQLDPKVAASRPLRFMAYGIGRVEWSAPLFGWTSQKDIMEGLQSLGFSIPPEAKLCSSKQEVADYYQQLMEQRASLPFEIDGVVAKLNNLDMQSALGFTSRAPRWALALKFPALQAKTVLKSIRIQVGRTGVLTPVAELEPVHLAGVIVSNATLHNKGYIVERDFRLGDTVLIQRAGDVIPQVLSVDLDQRPDNSEPYEFPMVCPVCDSEAIEDGEAVRCTNPACPAKTVQQLIHFVSKAGLDMDGVGKKWVERLALDGVLDTPADLFTLHSTDLLKYGGMGSKSADKFIAAIEKSKQNAPLWRLIAGLGIRHVGEQTARVLADNYADLDAIAAASVDDLQQLNDIGSVVAESVVEYFTSARAEELFARFKDVGFWPTAEGKKESVGDLPLAEKVFIFTGSLPGMTRDQAQQLVEEKGGRSVKGISKKVDYVVAGEKAGSKIAKAEKLGLTVLDFDEFMQLLDDSK encoded by the coding sequence ATGGTTTCCTCTGACGTCGCTCAGCGCGTTGCTTCGTTGCGCGCAACTATCGAATATCACGATCACAGATACTACGTTCTTGATGATCCAGAAATAACAGATGCCGAGTACGATGCTTTGTACCGTGAACTCGTAGCCTTGGAAGAGGCGCATCCCGAACTGGACGATGCGCATTCTCCTACCAAACGTGTTGGTGGCGAGCCAGCTGTCGGCTTCACTCCGTACGAGCATGCAATGCGCATGTACAGTCTGGATAACGCCATGAACATCGAAGAGTGGTTCACGTTTACAGACAGGGTTGCCAAGGGCATTGGTCGACCTGATGCGGAATACTGGACCGACCCGAAGATGGATGGTCTGGCGGTCGAGGTGATCTACGAGCAGGGAAAGTATGTGAAGGCTGCCACACGTGGTGATGGCTTTGTGGGTGAGGAAGTCACGCACAACATGCGCACACTGATGAATCTCCCGCTGAAGCTGCGGGGTGACAACATTCCCCGCCTGTTGGAGGTTCGGGGTGAAGTTGTCATGTCCAACAAGGATTTTGCCCAGCTCAATGATCGTCAACGCAAGGCTGGTAATAAGGTCTTTGCCAATCCGAGAAACGCAGCGGCAGGCACCATACGTCAGCTTGATCCCAAGGTTGCTGCGTCGCGACCCCTGCGCTTCATGGCGTATGGAATCGGACGAGTTGAGTGGAGCGCTCCGTTGTTCGGCTGGACGAGTCAGAAGGATATTATGGAAGGGCTTCAGTCTCTTGGATTCTCCATTCCGCCGGAAGCAAAACTCTGTTCGTCGAAGCAGGAAGTCGCTGATTATTACCAGCAGCTCATGGAGCAACGGGCATCACTTCCTTTTGAAATTGATGGAGTCGTCGCCAAGCTGAATAATCTGGATATGCAGAGTGCTCTTGGTTTTACCTCGCGTGCGCCGCGGTGGGCGTTGGCTTTGAAATTTCCGGCATTGCAGGCAAAGACTGTCTTGAAATCCATTCGTATCCAGGTGGGGCGAACCGGAGTTCTGACGCCGGTTGCTGAACTGGAGCCGGTGCACCTCGCGGGTGTTATCGTTTCCAACGCCACACTCCATAATAAAGGATACATAGTGGAGCGTGACTTCCGCCTTGGCGATACTGTTCTCATTCAGCGGGCAGGGGATGTCATTCCGCAGGTACTGTCTGTTGACCTCGATCAGCGTCCCGACAATTCTGAACCCTATGAATTCCCCATGGTCTGTCCTGTCTGTGATAGCGAGGCTATCGAAGACGGTGAGGCTGTTCGCTGTACCAACCCTGCCTGTCCGGCCAAAACGGTTCAGCAACTCATCCACTTTGTCTCCAAAGCCGGACTCGATATGGATGGTGTCGGCAAAAAATGGGTAGAACGGCTTGCTTTGGATGGGGTCCTCGACACCCCGGCCGACCTGTTTACCTTGCACTCAACTGATCTGCTTAAATATGGCGGGATGGGAAGTAAATCTGCTGACAAGTTTATCGCAGCCATCGAGAAATCAAAACAAAACGCTCCGTTGTGGCGGTTGATAGCAGGGTTGGGAATTCGACATGTCGGAGAACAGACGGCTCGTGTGCTGGCTGATAATTATGCTGACCTTGATGCCATTGCAGCCGCTTCAGTTGATGACCTCCAGCAACTCAACGATATTGGTTCTGTTGTGGCCGAGAGTGTGGTCGAGTATTTCACCTCGGCCCGTGCTGAAGAGTTGTTTGCTCGTTTCAAGGATGTTGGATTTTGGCCTACGGCTGAAGGAAAGAAAGAGAGCGTTGGAGACTTGCCACTGGCCGAGAAAGTCTTCATCTTTACCGGGTCCCTTCCGGGCATGACACGCGACCAGGCCCAGCAGTTGGTCGAAGAAAAGGGAGGGCGATCGGTCAAAGGGATTTCTAAAAAGGTCGATTATGTTGTTGCCGGTGAAAAGGCCGGCTCCAAGATAGCCAAGGCTGAGAAGCTCGGACTGACCGTACTTGATTTCGATGAATTCATGCAGTTATTGGATGATTCGAAGTAA
- a CDS encoding potassium channel family protein: MIERLHRRMLKLRAKSGSLWSMFLGIGYLLSVFALGIAFYMGYEHWDFASSFYMVVITLSTVGYMEVNELSETGRIFTAFLIMGGVGGFVYIAGAFAQVLIDGRLQIMWGKRKMMKEINKLRGHFIVCGHGRIGSIVVQEIMADGHDVVVIEQDPDLIDKMEQDGILCIEGDATSDEILLTGGLLHAKSLISALTSEAANVYVTLTARQLNPDINIVARAGDKSHISRLELAGADRVVLPHFIGGLRMAQNVLRPTVTNFIELAVRGGIDLQMEELLVSPGSELCELDLIDSKIRPRFNLIIIAIKKGSGEMVFNPGPKEIINANDTLLAVGKKSNLNEIKEIL, encoded by the coding sequence ATGATAGAACGACTGCATAGGCGCATGCTGAAGCTGAGGGCCAAGTCCGGCTCGCTCTGGAGTATGTTTCTCGGCATCGGATACTTATTGTCTGTCTTTGCCTTGGGCATCGCATTCTACATGGGGTATGAGCACTGGGACTTCGCCAGTTCCTTTTATATGGTGGTCATTACCCTTTCCACCGTTGGCTATATGGAAGTCAACGAGTTGTCTGAAACCGGTCGAATTTTTACAGCCTTTCTGATTATGGGCGGCGTTGGCGGATTTGTGTATATCGCTGGTGCTTTTGCTCAGGTCCTTATTGACGGTCGTTTGCAAATCATGTGGGGAAAGCGAAAAATGATGAAGGAAATTAATAAGCTGAGAGGACACTTCATTGTCTGTGGGCATGGTCGAATCGGCAGTATTGTTGTGCAGGAGATCATGGCTGACGGTCATGATGTCGTGGTCATCGAGCAAGACCCTGATTTGATAGACAAGATGGAGCAGGATGGCATCCTGTGTATTGAAGGTGATGCGACAAGTGATGAAATCCTTCTGACCGGCGGCCTGCTGCATGCCAAATCATTGATTTCCGCATTGACCAGTGAGGCAGCCAATGTCTATGTCACACTCACCGCCCGTCAGCTTAACCCTGATATCAATATCGTTGCCCGAGCCGGGGACAAGTCGCACATATCACGATTGGAACTGGCGGGTGCCGACCGTGTCGTTCTCCCGCATTTCATTGGTGGTCTGCGCATGGCCCAGAATGTCCTGCGACCGACCGTTACCAACTTCATTGAACTGGCGGTTCGCGGTGGTATCGACCTGCAAATGGAAGAACTCCTTGTGTCGCCCGGGTCGGAGTTGTGCGAACTGGATTTGATAGATTCAAAAATCCGACCCAGATTCAATCTTATCATCATCGCAATAAAGAAAGGCTCGGGTGAAATGGTGTTTAACCCAGGCCCCAAAGAGATCATCAACGCGAATGACACTTTGCTGGCTGTTGGTAAAAAATCCAATTTGAACGAGATTAAAGAAATCCTGTAA
- the uvrB gene encoding excinuclease ABC subunit UvrB has product MPDFKLISEFTPMGDQPAAIGQLVNGLRSGVRDQVLLGATGTGKTFTMANIISELNRPALILAPNKTLAAQLYTEFKGLFPDNAVEYFVSYYDYYQPEAYLPHSDVYIEKDSSINDNIDKLRHAATHALLTRHDVLIVASVSCIYGLGSPDFYAKMVIPVEEGQTMSMEHLLERLVEIHYERNDYDFHRGTFRVRGDVVEIIPAYSREKALRIEFFGDEIDSIAETDPLTGEVKDRLRKTVIYPGSHFVSDKDNLERAIEDIRNELQETLSGMKKRNKLVEAQRLEQRTMYDLEIIEELGYCNGIENYSRHLDGRTVGQPPATLLDYFPDDFILFVDESHIALPQVGGMYNGDRSRKSTLVDFGFRLPSALDNRPLNYKEFQERIHQAVYVSATPGELELDLAQGVVVEQIIRPTGLVDPEVEVRKVEGQIDDLLDECKKRQERDERVLVTTLTKRMAEDLNDYLNSMGVPSKYLHSDIDTLERMAIIQSLRAGDFFVLVGINLLREGLDIPEVSLVAILDADKEGFLRSNRSLVQTFGRAARNVGGRVVLYADRVTESMRTAMEETSRRRERQQEYNVEHGITPQTIRKKVDTSFAELGGSSASESIVMAAEPAADYGTNPKQLAKHIKRMEREMREAAKELEFERAADLRDKVAMLRERLLELG; this is encoded by the coding sequence ATGCCAGACTTCAAGCTTATCAGCGAATTTACCCCCATGGGGGATCAGCCCGCCGCAATCGGGCAATTGGTAAACGGCCTGCGCTCCGGAGTGCGTGATCAGGTCTTACTTGGTGCCACGGGAACAGGTAAAACGTTCACCATGGCCAACATCATTTCCGAGTTGAACAGACCTGCTTTGATTCTCGCTCCGAACAAGACGCTGGCAGCCCAGCTTTATACCGAGTTCAAGGGACTTTTCCCGGATAATGCCGTTGAATACTTTGTAAGTTATTACGATTATTACCAGCCTGAAGCGTATCTCCCACATTCTGATGTCTACATAGAAAAAGACTCATCCATCAATGACAACATTGATAAGCTTCGGCACGCTGCAACGCATGCGTTGCTGACACGACACGATGTACTCATCGTTGCGTCTGTTTCCTGTATTTACGGTCTTGGTTCGCCGGATTTCTATGCGAAGATGGTTATCCCTGTGGAAGAGGGGCAAACCATGTCCATGGAGCATCTGCTTGAGCGGCTGGTTGAGATTCATTACGAGCGCAACGACTACGACTTCCATCGCGGAACATTCAGGGTGCGCGGTGATGTTGTTGAGATTATTCCTGCCTACAGCCGGGAAAAAGCGTTGAGAATAGAGTTCTTCGGTGACGAGATCGACTCCATTGCTGAAACGGATCCATTGACGGGTGAAGTGAAGGATCGTCTGCGCAAGACAGTTATTTATCCCGGTAGCCACTTTGTCTCTGACAAGGACAACCTGGAACGTGCCATTGAAGATATTCGCAATGAGTTGCAGGAAACCCTGTCCGGGATGAAGAAAAGAAACAAGCTTGTCGAGGCGCAACGACTTGAACAGCGGACGATGTATGACCTCGAAATCATTGAAGAGCTTGGGTACTGTAACGGTATCGAAAACTATTCGAGGCATCTGGATGGCCGTACGGTTGGACAACCTCCGGCCACGTTGCTGGATTATTTTCCGGATGATTTCATTCTGTTTGTGGACGAATCCCATATTGCACTCCCGCAGGTTGGCGGTATGTACAATGGCGATAGGTCCAGAAAGAGTACATTGGTTGATTTTGGTTTCAGGCTCCCATCAGCGCTGGATAACCGGCCGTTGAACTACAAGGAATTTCAGGAGCGGATTCATCAGGCTGTTTATGTGTCCGCCACTCCCGGCGAGTTGGAGTTGGACCTGGCGCAAGGCGTTGTCGTTGAGCAGATCATTCGCCCCACAGGGCTTGTTGATCCCGAGGTCGAGGTTCGCAAGGTCGAAGGGCAGATTGATGATCTGCTGGACGAGTGTAAAAAGCGTCAGGAGAGGGATGAGCGCGTATTGGTGACAACATTGACCAAACGCATGGCCGAGGATTTGAACGACTATCTCAATTCCATGGGCGTTCCATCCAAGTATTTGCATTCCGACATCGATACCCTGGAGCGAATGGCCATCATTCAGTCGCTGCGAGCAGGTGATTTTTTTGTTCTTGTCGGAATCAACCTTCTTCGAGAAGGGCTGGATATCCCGGAAGTATCTCTTGTAGCCATTTTGGATGCGGATAAAGAAGGATTCCTGCGTTCCAACAGGTCGCTTGTCCAGACATTCGGGCGTGCAGCACGTAATGTCGGGGGCAGGGTCGTTTTGTACGCTGACAGGGTAACCGAATCCATGCGAACGGCCATGGAAGAAACATCCAGGCGTCGTGAAAGGCAGCAGGAATACAATGTAGAGCATGGTATCACGCCGCAGACTATTCGGAAAAAAGTTGATACGTCTTTTGCTGAGTTGGGTGGTTCCAGCGCATCGGAATCGATCGTCATGGCTGCAGAGCCTGCTGCTGACTATGGGACCAATCCCAAGCAACTTGCCAAGCACATCAAACGTATGGAGCGGGAGATGCGGGAGGCTGCCAAAGAGCTTGAATTCGAACGTGCTGCTGACTTGAGAGATAAGGTCGCCATGTTACGAGAGCGATTGTTGGAGTTGGGGTAG
- the aat gene encoding leucyl/phenylalanyl-tRNA--protein transferase — protein MTIYRLFEEPIFPDPEEAEPDGLLAIGGDLSPQRLLTAYANGIFPWYAEDSPIMWWSTNPRLVLIPQEFHMPRSLRRVLNQGRFQFTMDTCFEGVITRCASSPRPDQDGTWIVDEMVEAYSLLHELGYAHSVEAWQDGELVGGLYGISLGSVFFGESMFFQVPDASKAAFAVLVHQLQHWGFTMIDCQQTTPHLLRFGAKEIQRYRFLAMLREAMKVPTREGCWSFDGQCLP, from the coding sequence ATGACCATTTATCGTCTTTTTGAAGAACCGATTTTCCCTGACCCGGAAGAGGCTGAGCCGGATGGTCTTTTGGCGATTGGCGGCGACTTGAGCCCTCAACGTTTGTTGACCGCTTATGCCAATGGTATTTTTCCCTGGTATGCAGAGGATTCACCAATTATGTGGTGGTCCACAAACCCACGCCTTGTCCTTATTCCTCAAGAGTTCCATATGCCGCGCAGTTTGAGGCGTGTACTCAATCAAGGGCGCTTCCAGTTCACCATGGACACGTGTTTCGAGGGGGTGATTACGCGGTGCGCCAGTTCTCCGAGGCCGGATCAGGATGGAACGTGGATAGTGGACGAAATGGTGGAAGCCTATTCACTGCTCCATGAACTGGGGTATGCTCATAGCGTTGAGGCATGGCAGGATGGTGAATTGGTCGGTGGACTCTACGGAATTTCTCTGGGGTCGGTCTTTTTTGGTGAGTCCATGTTCTTTCAAGTCCCGGATGCATCAAAAGCTGCATTCGCCGTGTTGGTGCATCAGTTGCAGCACTGGGGCTTCACAATGATCGATTGCCAACAGACAACGCCGCACTTGTTGCGTTTTGGGGCAAAAGAAATCCAGCGCTATCGTTTCCTTGCCATGCTTAGAGAGGCAATGAAGGTCCCTACCCGTGAAGGGTGTTGGAGTTTTGATGGGCAGTGCTTGCCCTGA
- the clpA gene encoding ATP-dependent Clp protease ATP-binding subunit ClpA, giving the protein MLSKELESALTAAVNEVKQRNHEFLTLEHLLYAISIEEQGEEILESCGAEMERLRDQLGRFFVENMEALPEGTETEVIQTLGVRRVLQRAVWQKKASGKNIVDLGDVLAAMFDEEDSYAVYFLRTHDISRLDILEFISHGMSTGEDWHDLGNETGPIDEPLDRSGEKKSPLEEYTVNLTERAAQGLIDPLIGRGDELERTVQVLSRRRKNNPIFVGDPGVGKTAMAEGLALMIVEGNVPKEFLSAEVYSLDMGSLLAGTKYRGDFEARLKGVLGELKRNKDAILFVDEIHTIVGAGSVSGGSMDASNILKPLLQSGEIRCIGSTTFEEYKNHFEKDRALSRRFQKIEISEPTVEETIAILKGLKPHYEDFHGVNYTHFALKAAAELSERHITDRFLPDKAIDVVDEAGALYKLSGRPRKGDRIKVSDIEKVVARMARIPARRLTVSDKARLQSLESDLKAVVFGQDDAVDALAKSIKRSRAGMRQAGRPVGSFLLTGPTGVGKTELARQLASVLDIAFLRFDMSEYMEKHAVARLIGAPPGYVGFDQGGLLTEGVRKKPHCVVLFDEIEKAHPDVFNILLQVMDYATLTDNNGRKADFRHVILLMTSNAGAREMTKGAIGFTRNEHSDRTDGAIKALEKLFSPEFRNRLDSIVTFNALEQPVMEMIVDKFIKELNDQLQDRRVVVKLTDAARSRLAELGYDSLMGARPMGRVIQTEIKDFIADELLFGQLAKGGVVVVDRVGAKDDVAEIPAVNDSGEFVFTFE; this is encoded by the coding sequence ATGCTCAGTAAGGAATTGGAAAGTGCATTGACAGCCGCTGTCAATGAAGTGAAGCAAAGGAACCATGAGTTCCTTACGTTAGAACACTTATTGTACGCCATATCCATAGAAGAGCAGGGCGAAGAGATTCTGGAGTCGTGCGGAGCCGAAATGGAAAGGCTGCGTGACCAGCTCGGTCGTTTTTTTGTGGAGAACATGGAAGCGCTTCCTGAAGGAACCGAAACGGAAGTGATTCAGACCCTGGGTGTTAGGCGTGTATTGCAGCGTGCTGTATGGCAGAAGAAGGCCTCAGGAAAGAATATTGTCGATCTGGGCGATGTTCTGGCGGCTATGTTTGATGAAGAAGACTCATATGCGGTCTACTTTTTACGTACGCATGATATTTCGCGGCTGGATATTCTGGAGTTCATTTCCCATGGCATGTCTACGGGAGAAGATTGGCATGATCTGGGGAATGAGACCGGCCCCATTGATGAGCCGCTTGATCGTTCCGGGGAAAAGAAGAGCCCGTTGGAAGAGTATACCGTCAATTTGACTGAGCGTGCAGCTCAGGGCTTGATCGATCCGCTTATCGGGCGTGGTGATGAGTTGGAGCGAACTGTTCAGGTGCTCTCAAGACGTCGCAAGAATAACCCGATTTTTGTCGGTGACCCCGGTGTCGGCAAGACAGCCATGGCCGAGGGCCTTGCCTTGATGATTGTCGAAGGGAATGTCCCCAAGGAATTTCTCAGCGCCGAGGTTTACTCGCTCGATATGGGCTCTCTGCTCGCAGGGACCAAGTATCGTGGTGACTTTGAGGCTCGCCTGAAGGGCGTGCTTGGTGAACTCAAGCGCAACAAGGATGCCATCCTCTTTGTGGATGAGATTCATACTATTGTCGGGGCAGGATCTGTTTCCGGTGGCAGCATGGATGCGTCGAATATATTGAAGCCTCTCCTGCAATCCGGTGAGATTCGCTGTATTGGTTCGACCACCTTTGAAGAATATAAGAATCACTTCGAGAAGGATCGAGCGTTGTCTCGCCGGTTCCAGAAGATTGAGATCAGTGAACCCACTGTTGAAGAGACCATCGCCATTCTCAAGGGATTGAAGCCGCACTATGAAGATTTCCACGGCGTCAATTACACGCATTTCGCCTTGAAGGCCGCTGCTGAATTGTCCGAGCGTCATATCACGGATCGTTTCCTGCCTGACAAGGCTATCGATGTGGTTGATGAGGCTGGAGCGCTCTATAAGCTCTCTGGGCGTCCTCGCAAGGGTGATCGTATCAAGGTCTCTGACATCGAAAAGGTTGTGGCCCGTATGGCCCGCATTCCGGCCCGTCGACTGACGGTTTCCGACAAGGCCCGCCTGCAGTCGCTTGAAAGCGATCTCAAGGCTGTGGTCTTTGGTCAGGACGATGCTGTAGACGCCCTTGCCAAGTCCATTAAGCGTTCCCGCGCTGGAATGAGGCAGGCCGGTCGACCGGTCGGGTCATTTCTTCTTACGGGTCCCACCGGGGTTGGTAAGACGGAGTTGGCTCGTCAGTTGGCGTCCGTACTCGATATCGCCTTCCTCCGCTTTGACATGAGTGAATACATGGAAAAGCATGCGGTTGCTCGTTTGATCGGTGCTCCTCCCGGCTATGTAGGCTTTGATCAGGGCGGATTGCTCACGGAAGGAGTGCGAAAGAAGCCTCACTGCGTGGTGCTGTTCGATGAGATCGAAAAGGCCCACCCGGATGTATTCAATATCCTTTTACAGGTCATGGATTACGCCACGCTTACCGATAACAATGGGCGCAAGGCCGACTTTCGACATGTTATTTTATTGATGACCTCCAATGCCGGAGCCAGGGAGATGACCAAGGGAGCCATAGGCTTTACCCGGAATGAACATTCCGACCGAACAGACGGAGCCATAAAGGCTCTGGAGAAGCTGTTCAGCCCTGAGTTCCGTAACCGATTGGATTCCATTGTTACATTCAACGCCCTTGAGCAGCCGGTCATGGAAATGATCGTCGACAAGTTCATCAAGGAATTGAACGACCAGCTTCAGGATCGTCGTGTTGTGGTCAAGTTGACAGATGCTGCACGGAGTCGTCTGGCCGAACTGGGTTATGACTCTCTGATGGGAGCTCGTCCGATGGGGCGGGTTATTCAGACAGAGATCAAGGACTTCATTGCGGACGAACTCCTCTTTGGTCAACTAGCCAAGGGAGGCGTTGTTGTGGTTGATCGAGTAGGCGCAAAGGATGACGTGGCCGAGATCCCGGCTGTGAACGATTCCGGTGAGTTTGTTTTCACCTTCGAGTAG
- the clpS gene encoding ATP-dependent Clp protease adapter ClpS, whose protein sequence is MSDHITGDKFDSELLDKQDVREPRKYKVLLHNDDYTTMDFVVEVLMRVFRKNEAQATAIMLAVHNQGYGVCGLYTAEVAETKVDLVHRLAKSAGFPLKCSMEGE, encoded by the coding sequence ATGAGTGACCATATAACCGGCGATAAATTTGATTCTGAACTCCTTGATAAGCAGGATGTTCGTGAACCGAGAAAATACAAGGTCCTGCTGCACAATGATGATTACACCACCATGGATTTCGTGGTTGAGGTGTTGATGCGGGTCTTCCGAAAGAATGAGGCCCAGGCAACGGCCATAATGCTTGCTGTACACAATCAGGGATACGGTGTTTGTGGTTTGTACACGGCTGAAGTTGCTGAAACCAAAGTTGATTTGGTGCACCGGTTGGCCAAAAGCGCAGGGTTTCCTCTCAAGTGCAGCATGGAAGGTGAGTAA